Below is a genomic region from Thermoplasmata archaeon.
CGGGTCCTTCAGGTCCTGACCGATCGACGTGATCGGGAGTGAGGAGGTATTGGACCCGAGGAGCGCGTCGGGTGCGGCGCCGGCCTCGATCTCGCGGAAGATCTCCCGCTTCAGCGCGAGGTTCTCGGGAGCCGCTTCGACGACGATGTCGGCGGAGCTGATCCGGCGCATCCCGATCGCCGGGTCGATGCGCGCCACGGCGGCCGCCGCGTCGGCGGCGGAAAGGTGCCCCTTGTGCACCTGGTGCTCGAGGGCGCGCACCGCGTTCGCCCGCCCACGCTCTGCGAAGGCCTCGGTAGTGTCCTCAAGGGTCACGAAGTAGCCGTGCAGCGCGCACTCCGCCGCGATCCCGCTCCCCATGATCCCGGCACCAACCACGAACACTCGACGCCCGATCGAACGGCGCGGATCGCTGGCGGCCGGAGGGGATCCCGGATCGCTCACGGGCGTTCCCCCACGGCCGGCTCGGGCGGGGAGAGGACGAGCTCCAAGAATTCACAGGTACGGCAGCGCGGACCGCTCGACGGCTCACCGCAAGAGGTGCAGCGCTCGGGGGCGATGGTCGGCTCCCTGGTCCTCAGTAGGTCGGTGAGGCGTTCCTGGGTTCGCCGGAGCGCCTGGCGGGTCCCCGGGGTGGCTTCTTCCAGCCGCCAGAGCACTTCCCGGAAGACGTTGCGGTGCGCTCGTCCCGCGTGCGGGCACTCCCCATGGTCGAACGGTAGCCCGGTCAGACGCGCGTAGAGGTACACTTCCCGTTCCGGGATCGCGGCCAGCGGGGCGATGCGGGGGACGAGCCCGGGTTGACGGCCCCGGTGGGGAGCCATCCGAGTCAGTCGCTCAAGGTCCCCGCGGACGAGGTTCATCAGGATTGTCTGCGCGAGATCATCGAGGTTGAATCCGAGGACGAGCACGTCGGCTCCCGCGTCGCGGGCGCCTTGATTGAGCAGCCGGCGGCGCCAGACGCCGCAGAACGAGCAGGGCACCGTCTCGGGGAGCCGCTCGGCGGCCCGGTCGGTCGTCGTTCCGAGCTCCTCTTCGACCCGCACGACCCGGTGCTCGACGCCGAGCCGTTCGGTCAGGGCGCGGGCCGCCTCGAGCGTGGCCGTTCGGTACCCTTCAACCCCCTCGTCCACGCTGATCGCGACCACGCGCACCGAAGGGCGCCGGAGGAAGTAGCGCTGCGAGAGCGCGAGCGCGGCCGCGGAGTCCTTTCCGCCGGAAAGAGCGACGGCGATCGTGCGGCCCGAGAATCGGGGAAGCTGTCGATGGATCTCGCGGCGGACGCGCTCCTCGACCCCTTCGATGAAGTGGCGCTCGCACGCGTGGGCTCCGGCATACGGCTGATCGACCACCGCCGAGGCGTCGCACGAAGAGCACCGCACGCGGGGCACATCCTTCCCGGGCTATTTGAGGAGCGAGCGGCGTTCCGGAGCCGAACGCCGGGCCGGACTCTGCCATTGCGCGCATACGATTATTAGGCGAACGGGGACCTACGCGCCGACGATGGGCTCCGCTGCGCTCGCCCGGCTTCCCCGGGCCGGATCGATGCCGCGGGCCATGTCCCGACCGGCCCTGGCGCCGGTCCCCGACGAACCCGGGAGCCGCTTCTCCACCGAGAGGATCGTCGAGCAGTTCGTCCGGAGCCTTCGGGCCCAGGAACGCAGCCCGTGCACGATCAAGCAGTACGCCCATATCGCGCGGATGTTCCTCGCTCGGGTCCCGAAGCCGCTTGACGAGGTCACCGAGCGGGACATCGATCTCTTCCGGGAGCACCTCGTCCTGCAGCGGCATTACTCGAAGAATTCCCTCTACACGACGATCCGAGGGCTGACCTGCCTGTTCCGGACGTTCGGACTCACGGTCGCCGATCACCAGGAACTGCCCCGCAGGCCGGAGCGCCTCCCGCGCTACCTCTCCGAGGAGGAGACGCACCGATTGTTCCAGGCCGCGGCCCGGTCCCCCCGGGACAGCGCGATCGTGCACGTGCTCGCCTTCTGCGGGCTGCGGGTCGGGGAACTATGCCACCTCCAGCTCGAGGATGTCGAACTCGAGCGCAACATCCTTCATGTCCGCTCGGGAAAGGGCGACAAGGACCGGGAGGTGGTGATGGACGACCGCGCGCGGGCCGCCGTCGACCGCTATCTAGCGGACCGGGCGACCAATGGCGGTGAAGGGACGCGGCTCTTCCCGGTCGGTCCGGTGACGGTCGAGCGGATCGTCCGGGAGTGCGCGCGCACGGCAGAGATCCCCCGCCGGGTCACTCCGCACATGCTGCGTCACACGCTCGCCACGACGCTGCTCGCCCGCGGCTGTGACATCCGGTTCATCCAGAAACTGCTCGGCCACGCCTCCGTGGCGACGACCCAGATCTACACGCACGTCGACACGCAATCCTTGCGGGATGCCTACGAGCGGGCGAAACCTCAGTATTAACCTCCCCGGGGCCTCGACCGGCCCGTGCCCCGAGAGCGACTCGCCGTCCTGATCTTCGGTGCCGGCATCGCAGGCTGCTCCCTTGCCTACCATCTCGCGCGACGCAAGGTCGGGTCGATCGGCGTGTACGATCCCCGCACGCCGGCCGCCGGGGCGACCGGGCGGGCCGGCGGTGTGGTGACCGAGCAGCTCTGGAACGAATGGGACGTCGAGGTGACACGCGAGGCACACGCGGAGTACCGCGCGCTCGCCCGACGTCATCGGCCCGACGCGTACTCCGAAAACGGCTTCGTGCGCTGGACGAAGAATCCGGTCGCCGCGGCGGTGCTTCTCGAAGCGGTCGAGCGCCTGCGATCCTGGAAGGTCGACGTGGAGGCGGTCGGACCCGCCGAAATCTCGCGCTGGATGCCGTGGGGTCGATTCGAGGATGTGCGCGCGGCGATCTATAGCCGCCACGACGCGGTGGTCACCCCGAGCGCGATCGCCGAGCTGTACGTCGAAGGGGCCCGACAGCGGGGCGTCGAATTCCATCTGGGACGGGCCGGGGCCATTGCCCCGGGCCCGGACGGACGACCGGTACTGGAACTTGGCGAGGAACGTTGGGACGCCGAGTCCACGGTCGTCGCGGCCGGCGCTTGGTCGAAGCGCCTGTTCGCGGACCTCGGCCATCCGCTCCCGCTCGTGCCGTATCGTACGCAGGCCGCGACGCTTCGGCCACCGCAAGCGCCTCCCGACGTCTTTCCGACCGGCCACGATGTCGATACCGATGTCTACGCCCGGCCGGAGGGTCCCGGCCGCATCCTCGCGGGAGACGGCACCGAGCTCATCGAGGCGGATCCCGAGCGATTCGTCACGAGCGGAGACGATCGCTTCCGGACCCACCTTGCCGAGGTGTTCAGCGACCGGTTCCCGGGATGGGCGGACTCCGAGATGATCGCGGCGTGGGCGGGCGTATGCACGGCCACCCCGGATCGCCGACCCCTCGTCGGAGAGGTTCCCGGCGCGCCGGGACTGTACGCTATGACCGGGTTCAACGGGTTCGGCGTGATGCGCGCCGGTGGCGTGGCACGTCGCCTCGCCGACCGGATCGCCGATGGGCCCGGTTCGCGCGCCGACGAAGAGCTTCGTGTCGTGCGGCCCGATCGCTTCCACCTACCCCATCCACCCTTCGCTCCGCGTCCCGGGTTCACCTTGGAGGCCGGCGATTCTCCGCGGTTCTGACGGGTTCGCGGGCCGGCATCGACGACGGGTCTCGCTCGAGGATGGGTGCATGTCAGAGCGCTTCGCGCACTCGGGCCAGCTTCTCTAGGAACTCCACGCCCTCCCCGGTCGTCATCGGCGTGCCGTCCTCTCGGGAGAGGGGAAGGCCGGCCGCCGCGCACGCGGCGGCGGGAGTCGATCCCTCGAGCAGGAGGCGGAGGGCCCGCTGTTCCCGTCGACCGAGCCCGAGGGCTCCGATCTGGAACTCGTCAAACGCTTCGAACGCGACCGGACAGACGAGCCGGCCGATCTTCGCAAGCTCGGCCGCATACAGCCGGATCTCCTCCTGCGCGTGCGGGTCCAGGCGGAGCGACAGGAAGTGGAATAGGTTGTACAGGTTGATCTTCCAGTACCATTGCGTGTAGAAGGCGACGGGAAGCAGCAGCCGAGCGGTCTCCCGTGCCACGCCCGCCTCCAGCGCGCGCTGGTACGACGCGTACGCGTCGCGGGAGACCCGATCGAGATCCCCACGGAACAAGGCCACCGCTTCTTCGGGCAAGGGATCGCCCCGGCCCTGGCGATTGCGGCTCGACTGATGGCGGACCTCCTCCGGAACGGGAATCTCATACTCCTCCTCGAGGACGGAGTACCGAGCGCTGATCTCGTTCAGCGAC
It encodes:
- the thyX gene encoding FAD-dependent thymidylate synthase, whose protein sequence is MPTEPPRMSRPSVPDADREIGVRHPVLLHGYVVLVDYMGNDNAIVQAARVSYGPGTKTVRDDRGLIRYLMRHRHTTPFEMVEFKFLVRLPIFVARQWVRHRTASLNEISARYSVLEEEYEIPVPEEVRHQSSRNRQGRGDPLPEEAVALFRGDLDRVSRDAYASYQRALEAGVARETARLLLPVAFYTQWYWKINLYNLFHFLSLRLDPHAQEEIRLYAAELAKIGRLVCPVAFEAFDEFQIGALGLGRREQRALRLLLEGSTPAAACAAAGLPLSREDGTPMTTGEGVEFLEKLARVREAL
- the xerA gene encoding site-specific tyrosine recombinase/integron integrase codes for the protein MGSAALARLPRAGSMPRAMSRPALAPVPDEPGSRFSTERIVEQFVRSLRAQERSPCTIKQYAHIARMFLARVPKPLDEVTERDIDLFREHLVLQRHYSKNSLYTTIRGLTCLFRTFGLTVADHQELPRRPERLPRYLSEEETHRLFQAAARSPRDSAIVHVLAFCGLRVGELCHLQLEDVELERNILHVRSGKGDKDREVVMDDRARAAVDRYLADRATNGGEGTRLFPVGPVTVERIVRECARTAEIPRRVTPHMLRHTLATTLLARGCDIRFIQKLLGHASVATTQIYTHVDTQSLRDAYERAKPQY
- a CDS encoding FAD-binding oxidoreductase, with amino-acid sequence MPRERLAVLIFGAGIAGCSLAYHLARRKVGSIGVYDPRTPAAGATGRAGGVVTEQLWNEWDVEVTREAHAEYRALARRHRPDAYSENGFVRWTKNPVAAAVLLEAVERLRSWKVDVEAVGPAEISRWMPWGRFEDVRAAIYSRHDAVVTPSAIAELYVEGARQRGVEFHLGRAGAIAPGPDGRPVLELGEERWDAESTVVAAGAWSKRLFADLGHPLPLVPYRTQAATLRPPQAPPDVFPTGHDVDTDVYARPEGPGRILAGDGTELIEADPERFVTSGDDRFRTHLAEVFSDRFPGWADSEMIAAWAGVCTATPDRRPLVGEVPGAPGLYAMTGFNGFGVMRAGGVARRLADRIADGPGSRADEELRVVRPDRFHLPHPPFAPRPGFTLEAGDSPRF
- a CDS encoding TIGR00269 family protein produces the protein MRCSSCDASAVVDQPYAGAHACERHFIEGVEERVRREIHRQLPRFSGRTIAVALSGGKDSAAALALSQRYFLRRPSVRVVAISVDEGVEGYRTATLEAARALTERLGVEHRVVRVEEELGTTTDRAAERLPETVPCSFCGVWRRRLLNQGARDAGADVLVLGFNLDDLAQTILMNLVRGDLERLTRMAPHRGRQPGLVPRIAPLAAIPEREVYLYARLTGLPFDHGECPHAGRAHRNVFREVLWRLEEATPGTRQALRRTQERLTDLLRTREPTIAPERCTSCGEPSSGPRCRTCEFLELVLSPPEPAVGERP